The following proteins are co-located in the Anser cygnoides isolate HZ-2024a breed goose chromosome 2, Taihu_goose_T2T_genome, whole genome shotgun sequence genome:
- the LOC136789947 gene encoding feather beta keratin-like, whose translation MSCYDICRPCGPTPLANSCNEPCVRQCEDSRVVIQPPAVLVTLPGPILSSFPQNTAVGSSASAAVGSNLSAQGVPISSGGFGGFGLGGFGFGGLGCINGGRACYPC comes from the coding sequence atgtcctgctacgacaTCTGCCGCCCCTGCGGACCCACCCCGCTGGctaacagctgcaacgagccctgtgtcaggcagtgcGAGGATTCCCGCGTCGTCATCCAGCCTCCTGCCGTGCTGGTCACCCTGCCaggacccatcctcagctccttcccccagaacaccgccGTTGGATCCTCCGCATCAGCTGCCGTGGGCAGCAACCTCAGCGCCcagggagtgcccatctcctccggGGGATTCGGAGGCTTTGGCCTTGGAGGCTTTGGCTTTGgaggcctgggctgcatcaacggCGGAAGAGCCTGCTACCCCTGCTAA